Proteins encoded by one window of Gloeocapsa sp. DLM2.Bin57:
- the ilvD gene encoding dihydroxy-acid dehydratase, which produces MTDNRRSKIVTQGQQRSPNRSMLRAVGFGDEDFNKPIVGLANGYSTITPCNVGLNDLTLTAEAALKKAGAMPQIFGTITISDGIAMGTEGMKYSLVSRDVIADSIETVCNGQSLDGVLAIGGCDKNMPGALIAMARMNIPSIFVYGGTIKPGHYNGKDINIVSAFEAVGEYSAGKIDEAELLEIERNACPGKGSCGGMYTANTMSSAFEAMGMSLPYSSTMAAEDEEKADSTAKSAFVLVEAIRKQILPRDILTRKAFENAISVIMAVGGSTNSVLHLLAIANTIGVKLTIDDFETIRRRVPVFCDLKPSGQYLTVNLHQAGGIPQVMKMLLEQDLLHGDALTITGQTIAEVLADVPSEPSTDQEVIHQWSNPLYNQGHLAILKGNLATEGAVAKITGIKKRQITGPARVFESEEDCLAAILAGKIKPGDILVIRYEGPKGGPGMREMLAPTSAIIGAGLGDSVGLITDGRFSGGTYGFVVGHVAPEAAVGGAIALVKEGDSITIDADTNLLQLNISDTELDTRRKNWQPPQPRYQRGVLAKYAKLVSSSSLGAVTDLNLSP; this is translated from the coding sequence ATGACAGATAACCGCAGAAGTAAAATAGTTACTCAAGGACAACAGCGATCGCCGAATCGTTCCATGTTGAGAGCAGTGGGATTTGGAGATGAAGACTTTAATAAACCCATAGTGGGATTAGCCAATGGTTACAGTACCATTACCCCCTGCAACGTAGGCTTAAACGACTTAACCTTAACAGCAGAAGCAGCCCTAAAAAAAGCAGGTGCAATGCCTCAAATCTTTGGGACAATTACCATTAGTGATGGTATCGCTATGGGTACAGAAGGAATGAAATACTCTCTAGTATCCCGAGACGTGATCGCCGATTCCATCGAAACCGTCTGTAATGGACAAAGTCTCGATGGCGTACTAGCTATTGGTGGTTGTGATAAAAATATGCCAGGTGCACTAATCGCTATGGCTAGAATGAATATTCCCTCTATCTTTGTCTATGGTGGCACAATCAAACCAGGACACTATAACGGTAAAGACATTAACATCGTTAGCGCCTTTGAAGCAGTAGGAGAATATAGCGCAGGGAAAATCGACGAAGCAGAATTACTAGAAATAGAACGTAACGCTTGTCCGGGGAAAGGTTCTTGTGGAGGTATGTACACAGCTAACACCATGTCCTCAGCTTTTGAAGCCATGGGAATGAGTTTACCCTACTCCTCTACTATGGCAGCTGAAGACGAGGAAAAAGCCGATAGTACCGCTAAATCAGCCTTTGTGCTAGTAGAAGCGATACGTAAACAAATCCTCCCTAGAGACATCCTCACTCGTAAAGCCTTTGAAAACGCTATTTCGGTAATTATGGCGGTTGGGGGTTCGACTAACTCCGTTCTCCATTTATTGGCGATCGCCAATACCATTGGTGTTAAACTAACTATAGACGATTTTGAAACCATTCGTCGTCGTGTTCCCGTATTTTGTGACCTTAAACCCTCTGGTCAATACCTAACCGTTAATCTACATCAAGCAGGTGGTATCCCCCAGGTCATGAAAATGCTCCTAGAACAGGACTTACTTCACGGGGACGCTTTAACTATCACAGGTCAAACCATCGCTGAAGTCTTAGCCGATGTACCCTCTGAACCTTCTACAGACCAAGAAGTAATTCATCAGTGGTCAAACCCTCTCTATAATCAAGGACATTTGGCTATCCTCAAAGGTAACCTCGCTACAGAAGGTGCAGTAGCCAAAATAACGGGTATAAAAAAACGTCAAATCACAGGACCTGCCAGGGTTTTTGAATCAGAAGAAGATTGTTTAGCGGCTATTTTAGCAGGTAAAATCAAACCAGGAGATATCTTAGTTATCCGTTATGAAGGTCCAAAAGGTGGACCTGGAATGCGAGAAATGCTCGCCCCCACCTCTGCAATTATCGGCGCGGGTTTAGGTGATTCCGTTGGCTTAATCACCGATGGTCGCTTCTCTGGTGGTACTTATGGTTTTGTAGTAGGTCACGTAGCTCCAGAAGCAGCAGTAGGAGGAGCGATCGCCTTAGTCAAAGAAGGAGATAGCATCACTATCGATGCAGACACAAATCTATTGCAACTCAATATCAGTGATACTGAATTAGATACCAGAAGAAAAAATTGGCAACCTCCCCAACCTCGTTACCAAAGAGGAGTACTCGCTAAATACGCTAAACTAGTTTCATCTAGTAGTTTAGGTGCTGTTACCGATCTTAATTTATCACCCTAA